Proteins from a genomic interval of Trifolium pratense cultivar HEN17-A07 linkage group LG6, ARS_RC_1.1, whole genome shotgun sequence:
- the LOC123888785 gene encoding uncharacterized protein LOC123888785 isoform X1: MPNWTKNKGNNQNSQVGQWQSPSFNGKPPLPKPPVPVAKSISTVPPWEKKFCYSVGSVPWRNVVECKRYMYMHPNVVNWDDSAVKEAFDDAKNRFWAEFNGFACDISLPDPNIYIDDVDWNATVDPELYLDLDKEAEARRNMEQKTEEPVILGSSLLLNQSFSGPGWPAPTGWGDEEEKEVTKSSQPTKTEEAVILTSSFLLNQSFTGPGWGPTGWGDEEVTKPSEPNYAANGWESNQHENIETNSWEQQYHAPIDEHAKDYGWWQTGQSGYQGWNQKEQYGGGVHDKYQGRNDGSGNWGTWDGYNRKRENNRENMSWSKNPGCHHGANDYQMNRGRRGNGGSGGGRRGNFGYADKVATSGAW, from the exons ATGCCTAATTGGACCAAAAACAAAGGGAACAATCAAAATTCTCAGGTGGGTCAGTGGCAATCCCCATCCTTTAATGGAAAACCACCTTTGCCAAAACCACCTGTGCCTGTAG CTAAAAGCATTTCAACAGTGCCTCCGTGGGAGAAGAAGTTTTGTTATTCAGTTGGCTCAGTTCCATGGCGAAATGTAGTAGAATGCAAGAGGTATATGTATATGCATCCCAATGTGGTAAACTGGGACGACTCTGCTGTCAAAGAAGCATTTGACGATGCAAAAAACAGGTTTTGGGCCGAGTTCAACGGCTTTGCCTGTGACATATCATTGCCTGATCCTAACATTTACATCGACGATGTAGATTGGAATGCAACTGTTGATCCTGAACTTTATCTAGATCTGGATAAAGAAGCAGAGGCCCGCCGCAACATGGAACAAAAAACTGAGGAGCCTGTGATTCTCGGCAGTTCTCTACTCTTGAATCAGTCCTTTTCTGGTCCAGGATGGCCGGCACCTACCGGATGGGGGgacgaagaagaaaaagaagtaacAAAGTCTTCTCAACCAACAAAAACTGAGGAGGCTGTGATTCTCACTAGTTCTTTCCTCTTGAATCAGTCCTTTACTGGTCCAGGATGGGGACCTACCGGATGGGGGGACGAAGAAGTAACAAAGCCTTCCGAACCAAATTATGCTGCCAATGGATGGGAATCAAACCAAcatgaaaatattgaaacaaactcttgGGAACAACAGTATCATGCTCCCATTGATGAACATGCAAAAGATTATGGATGGTGGCAAACTGGTCAGAGTGGTTATCAGGGATGGAATCAGAAGGAGCAGTATGGTGGTGGCGTGCATGACAAGTATCAAGGAAGAAATGATGGGAGTGGAAATTGGGGAACATGGGATGGCTATAACAGAAAGAGAGAAAACAACAGAGAAAACATGTCATGGTCTAAGAACCCTGGATGTCATCATGGCGCTAATGATTATCAGATGAATAGAGGAAGAAGAGGAAATGGTGGAAGTGGCGGAGGAAGGAGGGGAAATTTCGGTTATGCGGACAAGGTAGCTACTTCTGGTGCATGGTAA
- the LOC123888784 gene encoding uncharacterized protein LOC123888784, which translates to MPNWTKNKGYTQNPQVGQWQSPSFNGKPPLDKRFSTVPPWEKKFCYSVGSVPWRNVVECKRYMHLHPDVVNWDDSAVKEAFDNAKNRFYAEFNGFPCDIPSPDPNLYIDDVDWNATVDPELYLDLDIEAETRRNMEQKAEEPVILGSSLLLNQSFSGPGWPEPTGWGDEEEKEVTKPSEPTKTEEPVILSSSFLLNQSFTGPGWGPTGWGDEEVTKPSEPNYAAHGWESNQHENIETNSWEQQYHAPVDEHAKEYGWWQTGQSDYHGWNQGWNQGWNQREQYGGGLHNKCQERNAGSGNWAAGDGYNRKRENNMSWSKNPGYHHGANDYQMNRGRRGNGGSSGGGGRRANFGYADKVATSGAW; encoded by the exons ATGCCTAATTGGACCAAAAACAAAGGGTACACTCAAAATCCTCAGGTGGGTCAGTGGCAATCCCCATCCTTTAATGGAAAACCACCTTTGG ATAAAAGGTTTTCAACAGTGCCTCCGTGGGAGAAGAAGTTTTGTTATTCGGTTGGCTCAGTTCCATGGCGAAATGTAGTAGAATGCAAGAGGTATATGCATCTGCATCCCGATGTGGTAAACTGGGACGACTCTGCTGTCAAAGAAGCATTTGACAATGCAAAAAACAGGTTTTATGCGGAGTTCAACGGCTTTCCCTGCGACATACCATCGCCTGATCCTAACCTATACATTGACGATGTAGATTGGAATGCAACTGTTGATCCTGAACTTTATCTGGATCTGGATATAGAAGCAGAGACCCGCCGCAACATGGAACAAAAAGCTGAGGAGCCTGTGATTCTCGGCAGTTCTCTACTCTTGAATCAGTCCTTTTCTGGTCCAGGATGGCCGGAACCTACCGGATGGGGGgacgaagaagaaaaagaagtaacAAAGCCTTCTGAACCAACAAAAACTGAGGAGCCTGTGATTCTCAGTAGTTCGTTCCTCTTGAATCAGTCCTTTACTGGTCCAGGATGGGGACCTACCGGATGGGGGGACGAAGAAGTAACAAAGCCTTCTGAACCAAATTATGCTGCCCATGGATGGGAATCAAACCAAcatgaaaatattgaaacaaactcatGGGAACAACAGTATCATGCTCCCGTTGATGAACATGCAAAAGAATATGGATGGTGGCAAACTGGTCAGAGTGATTATCATGGATGGAATCAAGGATGGAATCAGGGATGGAATCAGAGGGAGCAATATGGTGGTGGCTTGCATAACAAGTGTCAAGAAAGAAATGCTGGGAGTGGAAATTGGGCAGCGGGGGATGGATATAACAGAAAGAGAGAAAACAACATGTCATGGTCTAAGAACCCTGGATATCATCATGGTGCTAATGATTATCAGATGAATAGAGGAAGAAGAGGAAATGGAGGAAGTAGTGGAGGTGGAGGAAGGAGGGCCAATTTTGGTTATGCGGACAAGGTAGCTACTTCTGGTGCATGGTAA
- the LOC123888783 gene encoding DNA repair protein recA homolog 2, mitochondrial isoform X1, with amino-acid sequence MPFSTRLHLFARPLLSSSLLYSSRQTGIREIMSRIGMNTCSLSTTVSAEASDLESDEIHDDVKAAQKSSALSLAVSQLATEFSKESMLSLNKFFGVRYANVVSTGSLKLDIALGTGGLPKGRIVEIYGREAAGKTTLALQIIKEAQKLGGYCAYLDVESALDLSLVESMGVNTKNLLISNPDCAENLLSMVDTLTKSGAVDVIVVDSVAALVPKCELDQLGVVTNQDLHSRMMTQALRKINYSLSRSQALLVFVNQVRFSPKAFGGRGPMEEVTCGGNALRFYAAVRLRLSRMGLIKTEDKVEGITVCAQVVKNKLAPASMKKAELGIKFGKGFCQESEVFDLGCEHGLIMKDEGNYFIEGDAFSSREAAELFLAKNKSICDKLVMDMKRLNL; translated from the exons ACTGGAATTAGAGAAATAATGAGCAGGATTGGCATGAACACCTGCTCGCTTTCTACTACAG TTTCAGCCGAAGCTTCAGATTTAGAATCTGATGAGATACATGATGATGTCAAAGCAGCACAGAAAAGTAGTGCACTTTCCTTGGCTGTCTCACAGCTTGCTACCGAGTTTAGCAAGGAGTCAATGTTATCTTTGAACAAGTTTTTTGGTGTACGCTATGCCAATGTCGTATCTACAGGCTCCTTGAAGCTTGACATAGCTCTTGGAACTGGAGGATTACCAAAG GGTAGGATTGTTGAAATATACGGACGAGAAGCAGCTGGTAAGACAACACTTGCCCTTCAAATTATTAAAGAAGCTCAAAAGCTTGGAG GATATTGTGCATATCTTGATGTAGAAAGTGCATTAGACCTTTCACTTGTGGAGTCAATGGGTGTAAATACCAAAAACCTTCTCATCTCAAATCCTGATTGTGCTGAAAATTTGTTGAGCATGGTTGATACACTAACAAAAAGTGGAGCTGTAGACGTGATTGTGGTTGATAGT GTTGCTGCTCTTGTCCCCAAATGCGAACTTGATCAATTGGGAGTTGTTACGAATCAAGATTTACATTCGCGAATGATGACTCAAGCACTACggaaaattaattattcattGTCCCGCTCCCAAGCTCTCTTAGTTTTTGTTAATCAG GTTAGATTTAGTCCTAAAGCATTTGGGGGACGTGGACCTATGGAAGAGGTCACTTGTGGTGGAAACGCTTTGAGATTCTATGCAGCTGTTCGTTTGCGACTTTCAAGAATGGGATTGATCAAAACTGAAGATAAG GTTGAGGGTATTACGGTTTGTGCGCAAGTGGTAAAAAATAAACTAGCACCAGCATCAATGAAAAAGGCTGAACTTGGTATAAAGTTTGGAAAAGGCTTTTGCCAAGAATCAGAGGTCTTTGATTTAGGTTGTGAACATGGACTCATTATGAAAGATGAGGGAAACTACTTTATTGAAGGGGATGCTTTTAGTAGTAGAGAAGCTGCTGAACTATTTTTggctaaaaataaaagtatttgtGACAAGTTAGTTATGGACATGAAAAGACTTAATCTTTAA
- the LOC123888785 gene encoding uncharacterized protein LOC123888785 isoform X2 — protein MYMHPNVVNWDDSAVKEAFDDAKNRFWAEFNGFACDISLPDPNIYIDDVDWNATVDPELYLDLDKEAEARRNMEQKTEEPVILGSSLLLNQSFSGPGWPAPTGWGDEEEKEVTKSSQPTKTEEAVILTSSFLLNQSFTGPGWGPTGWGDEEVTKPSEPNYAANGWESNQHENIETNSWEQQYHAPIDEHAKDYGWWQTGQSGYQGWNQKEQYGGGVHDKYQGRNDGSGNWGTWDGYNRKRENNRENMSWSKNPGCHHGANDYQMNRGRRGNGGSGGGRRGNFGYADKVATSGAW, from the coding sequence ATGTATATGCATCCCAATGTGGTAAACTGGGACGACTCTGCTGTCAAAGAAGCATTTGACGATGCAAAAAACAGGTTTTGGGCCGAGTTCAACGGCTTTGCCTGTGACATATCATTGCCTGATCCTAACATTTACATCGACGATGTAGATTGGAATGCAACTGTTGATCCTGAACTTTATCTAGATCTGGATAAAGAAGCAGAGGCCCGCCGCAACATGGAACAAAAAACTGAGGAGCCTGTGATTCTCGGCAGTTCTCTACTCTTGAATCAGTCCTTTTCTGGTCCAGGATGGCCGGCACCTACCGGATGGGGGgacgaagaagaaaaagaagtaacAAAGTCTTCTCAACCAACAAAAACTGAGGAGGCTGTGATTCTCACTAGTTCTTTCCTCTTGAATCAGTCCTTTACTGGTCCAGGATGGGGACCTACCGGATGGGGGGACGAAGAAGTAACAAAGCCTTCCGAACCAAATTATGCTGCCAATGGATGGGAATCAAACCAAcatgaaaatattgaaacaaactcttgGGAACAACAGTATCATGCTCCCATTGATGAACATGCAAAAGATTATGGATGGTGGCAAACTGGTCAGAGTGGTTATCAGGGATGGAATCAGAAGGAGCAGTATGGTGGTGGCGTGCATGACAAGTATCAAGGAAGAAATGATGGGAGTGGAAATTGGGGAACATGGGATGGCTATAACAGAAAGAGAGAAAACAACAGAGAAAACATGTCATGGTCTAAGAACCCTGGATGTCATCATGGCGCTAATGATTATCAGATGAATAGAGGAAGAAGAGGAAATGGTGGAAGTGGCGGAGGAAGGAGGGGAAATTTCGGTTATGCGGACAAGGTAGCTACTTCTGGTGCATGGTAA
- the LOC123888783 gene encoding DNA repair protein recA homolog 2, mitochondrial isoform X2 translates to MPFSTRLHLFARPLLSSSLLYSSRQTGIREIMSRIGMNTCSLSTTAEASDLESDEIHDDVKAAQKSSALSLAVSQLATEFSKESMLSLNKFFGVRYANVVSTGSLKLDIALGTGGLPKGRIVEIYGREAAGKTTLALQIIKEAQKLGGYCAYLDVESALDLSLVESMGVNTKNLLISNPDCAENLLSMVDTLTKSGAVDVIVVDSVAALVPKCELDQLGVVTNQDLHSRMMTQALRKINYSLSRSQALLVFVNQVRFSPKAFGGRGPMEEVTCGGNALRFYAAVRLRLSRMGLIKTEDKVEGITVCAQVVKNKLAPASMKKAELGIKFGKGFCQESEVFDLGCEHGLIMKDEGNYFIEGDAFSSREAAELFLAKNKSICDKLVMDMKRLNL, encoded by the exons ACTGGAATTAGAGAAATAATGAGCAGGATTGGCATGAACACCTGCTCGCTTTCTACTACAG CCGAAGCTTCAGATTTAGAATCTGATGAGATACATGATGATGTCAAAGCAGCACAGAAAAGTAGTGCACTTTCCTTGGCTGTCTCACAGCTTGCTACCGAGTTTAGCAAGGAGTCAATGTTATCTTTGAACAAGTTTTTTGGTGTACGCTATGCCAATGTCGTATCTACAGGCTCCTTGAAGCTTGACATAGCTCTTGGAACTGGAGGATTACCAAAG GGTAGGATTGTTGAAATATACGGACGAGAAGCAGCTGGTAAGACAACACTTGCCCTTCAAATTATTAAAGAAGCTCAAAAGCTTGGAG GATATTGTGCATATCTTGATGTAGAAAGTGCATTAGACCTTTCACTTGTGGAGTCAATGGGTGTAAATACCAAAAACCTTCTCATCTCAAATCCTGATTGTGCTGAAAATTTGTTGAGCATGGTTGATACACTAACAAAAAGTGGAGCTGTAGACGTGATTGTGGTTGATAGT GTTGCTGCTCTTGTCCCCAAATGCGAACTTGATCAATTGGGAGTTGTTACGAATCAAGATTTACATTCGCGAATGATGACTCAAGCACTACggaaaattaattattcattGTCCCGCTCCCAAGCTCTCTTAGTTTTTGTTAATCAG GTTAGATTTAGTCCTAAAGCATTTGGGGGACGTGGACCTATGGAAGAGGTCACTTGTGGTGGAAACGCTTTGAGATTCTATGCAGCTGTTCGTTTGCGACTTTCAAGAATGGGATTGATCAAAACTGAAGATAAG GTTGAGGGTATTACGGTTTGTGCGCAAGTGGTAAAAAATAAACTAGCACCAGCATCAATGAAAAAGGCTGAACTTGGTATAAAGTTTGGAAAAGGCTTTTGCCAAGAATCAGAGGTCTTTGATTTAGGTTGTGAACATGGACTCATTATGAAAGATGAGGGAAACTACTTTATTGAAGGGGATGCTTTTAGTAGTAGAGAAGCTGCTGAACTATTTTTggctaaaaataaaagtatttgtGACAAGTTAGTTATGGACATGAAAAGACTTAATCTTTAA
- the LOC123890036 gene encoding RNA-binding protein FUS-like, with amino-acid sequence MPNWTKNKGNNQYPQVGQWQPFNRKPPLPKPPLPKPPVVERFSPVPLWEKEFCKSVGSVPWRKVIDVKKSMYLHPNVVSWDDTAVKEAFDNAKNRFYAENEGLPCDIPLPDPNIYIDDVDWNAPVDPKLYLDIDIEEARRIMEEEAEEPVILGSSLLLNQPFSGPGWPEPTGWGDEEEKEVTKTEEPVTLTRSFLLNWSFTGPGWGSTGWGDEDVTKPSEPYYAARGWESNQQYQGWWQTGQNDYNGWNQGRNQREQYGGGLGNKYQGRNAGSGNRGTWDSYNRKKENNMSWSKKPGYHHGVNDYQMKKTGYHHGANDYQTKKTGYHHGANDYQTNGGRKGNGGRGGGGVGGRRGNFGYAEKVAPSGRW; translated from the exons ATGCCTAATTGGACCAAAAACAAAGGGAACAATCAATATCCTCAGGTGGGTCAGTGGCAACCCTTTAACAGAAAACCACCATTGCCAAAACCACCTTTGCCAAAACCACCTGTGG TTGAAAGGTTTTCACCAGTGCCTTTGTGGGAAAAGGAGTTTTGTAAATCGGTTGGCTCAGTTCCATGGAGAAAGGTAATTGATGTCAAGAAGTCTATGTATCTGCATCCCAATGTGGTTAGCTGGGACGACACTGCTGTCAAAGAGGCATTCGACAATGCAAAAAACAGGTTTTATGCTGAGAATGAGGGCTTACCCTGTGATATTCCGTTGCCTGATCCTAACATTTACATCGACGATGTAGATTGGAATGCACCTGTTGATCCTAAACTTTATCTGGATATCGATATTGAAGAGGCCCGCCGCATCATGGAAGAAGAAGCTGAGGAGCCTGTGATTCTCGGCAGTTCTCTGCTCTTGAATCAGCCCTTTTCTGGTCCAGGATGGCCGGAACCTACCGGATGGGgggatgaagaagaaaaagaagtaacAAAAACTGAAGAGCCTGTGACTCTCACTCGTTCTTTCCTCTTGAATTGGTCCTTTACTGGTCCAGGATGGGGATCTACCGGATGGGGGGACGAAGATGTAACAAAGCCTTCCGAACCATATTATGCTGCCCGTGGATGGGAATCAAACCAACAGTATCAAGGATGGTGGCAAACTGGCCAGAATGATTATAATGGATGGAATCAGGGACGGAATCAGAGGGAGCAATATGGTGGTGGCTTGGGTAACAAGTATCAAGGAAGAAATGCTGGGAGTGGAAATCGCGGAACATGGGATAGCTATaacagaaagaaagaaaacaacatGTCATGGTCTAAAAAGCCTGGATATCATCACGGCGTTAATGATTATCAGATGAAGAAGACTGGATATCATCATGGCGCTAATGATTATCAGACGAAGAAGACTGGATATCATCATGGCGCTAATGATTATCAGACGAATGGAGGAAGAAAAGGAAATGGAGGAAGAGGTGGAGGTGGAGTTGGAGGAAGGAGAGGCAATTTTGGTTATGCGGAAAAGGTAGCTCCTTCTGGTCGATGGTAA